From Rubrivirga sp. SAORIC476, a single genomic window includes:
- a CDS encoding transglycosylase domain-containing protein — protein MDDTQYPDDDLATFFGSPDARHAALDAQRAADTASGDGGPAQAPATRVSPADAELASFFDSPDAPAGDGAAREARLMPPPPVGPSAPPPPTGPEAVRRRRVGRALAVILGLIGLGVFAGLGVVAWLSQGLPSLDQIENPRNLLATEVLTADGMELARYYDGENRTWVSLDEMSHFVPDALIATEDRRFYQHWGVDAYAIGAIIKDALTGRGTRGASTITMQLARNLYRDATGFQVGERSIVRKAKEILIAVRIERTYTKPEVLEAYLNTVPFLYNAYGIEAASQTFFSKTAAELDASEAATLVGMLAANSRFNPCLAEGGTSAECLGADGEVLTESVNQASIDRRNVVLTNMRAQGVLDEAAYQEARAAPIRLAFDVYSHEDNIAPHFAEVLRLWFKDWAEANGYDPYKDGLVIHTTIDSRMQALAAQAVEEEMDRLQGIVNRGWGSSANPFSFWWSRNTAVVNEYIRETDRFRSLTAGDNTSAEDAVAQLRQNSAFMDSLKTARTRLEAGLIAMDPASGQVKAWVGGRDFVLNKYDHGGQARRQPGSTFKLFAYTTAFNNGYSPQSGVFDSPFRWGDWAPQNSGGGYAGYTTLAEGLRASRNVVAARITKHFGTSEIARTAYQMGIRTPLELPEFDAATCPPFQARKNDCYPRSIALGTQDVSLLEMVTAYATIANYGVYHGPTLEEERPANADVPPQIVLAVDRIEDRYGNVIADFTPVAREVLNPSTAYTTFDAMRAVVRAGTGRGLGGFRGVSALDVAGKTGTTQENADGWFIGMTPQLVVGSWTGFDDRRITYPSTSVGQGGRTGLRNVGAFLSKLQTEGDEEIKLDADLRFERPENFQPPSRRSRIGDAGYWPGDARRGGGSSRRGGSSAGGNRQNRTADRPARDALNNFNNRNRGGSGGGSAPAAEPRPQTQGGGSGGRIGW, from the coding sequence ATGGACGACACGCAGTACCCCGACGACGACCTCGCGACCTTCTTCGGATCGCCCGACGCCCGGCACGCCGCCCTGGACGCCCAGCGCGCGGCGGACACGGCGTCCGGCGACGGCGGCCCTGCGCAGGCTCCCGCCACGCGCGTCTCCCCGGCCGACGCCGAGTTGGCGTCGTTCTTCGACTCGCCCGACGCCCCCGCGGGCGACGGCGCCGCGCGCGAGGCCCGGCTGATGCCGCCGCCGCCGGTCGGCCCCTCCGCCCCGCCCCCGCCGACCGGCCCCGAGGCCGTGCGTCGCCGTCGCGTCGGCCGCGCGCTGGCCGTCATCCTCGGTCTGATCGGCCTCGGCGTCTTCGCCGGCCTGGGCGTGGTTGCGTGGCTGAGCCAGGGCCTCCCCTCCCTCGACCAGATCGAGAACCCGCGCAACCTGCTCGCCACCGAGGTCCTCACGGCCGACGGCATGGAGCTGGCCCGCTACTACGACGGCGAGAACCGCACCTGGGTCTCGCTCGACGAGATGAGCCACTTCGTTCCGGACGCCTTGATCGCGACCGAGGACCGGCGCTTCTACCAGCACTGGGGCGTCGACGCGTACGCCATCGGCGCCATCATCAAGGACGCCCTGACCGGGCGCGGCACGCGCGGCGCATCCACGATCACGATGCAGCTCGCGCGCAACCTCTACCGCGACGCGACCGGCTTCCAGGTCGGCGAGCGGTCCATCGTGCGCAAGGCCAAGGAGATCCTGATCGCCGTCCGCATCGAGCGGACCTACACCAAGCCGGAGGTGCTGGAGGCCTACCTCAACACGGTCCCCTTCCTGTACAACGCGTACGGCATCGAGGCAGCGTCCCAGACGTTCTTCTCGAAGACCGCCGCCGAGCTCGATGCCAGCGAGGCCGCCACGCTCGTCGGCATGCTGGCGGCCAACAGCCGCTTCAACCCGTGCCTCGCCGAGGGCGGCACGTCCGCCGAGTGCCTCGGTGCCGACGGCGAGGTGCTGACGGAGAGCGTCAACCAGGCATCCATCGACCGCCGCAACGTGGTACTGACCAACATGCGGGCCCAGGGGGTTCTCGACGAGGCGGCCTACCAGGAGGCCCGCGCGGCGCCCATCCGCCTCGCCTTCGACGTCTACAGCCACGAGGACAACATCGCGCCGCACTTCGCGGAGGTGCTGCGGCTCTGGTTCAAGGACTGGGCCGAGGCCAACGGCTACGACCCGTACAAGGACGGCCTCGTCATCCACACGACCATCGACAGCCGCATGCAGGCGCTCGCCGCGCAGGCCGTCGAGGAGGAGATGGACCGCCTTCAGGGCATCGTGAACCGCGGCTGGGGCTCGTCGGCCAACCCGTTCTCGTTCTGGTGGAGCCGCAACACGGCCGTCGTCAACGAATACATCCGCGAAACCGACCGCTTCCGGTCGCTCACCGCGGGGGACAACACCTCGGCCGAGGACGCGGTCGCCCAGCTGCGCCAGAACAGCGCGTTCATGGACTCGCTGAAGACGGCCCGGACGCGCCTCGAGGCGGGCCTCATCGCGATGGATCCCGCCTCGGGCCAAGTCAAGGCCTGGGTCGGCGGCCGCGACTTCGTGCTCAACAAGTACGACCACGGCGGGCAGGCCCGCCGCCAGCCGGGCTCCACGTTCAAGCTGTTCGCCTACACGACGGCGTTCAACAACGGCTACTCGCCCCAGTCGGGCGTCTTCGACAGCCCCTTCCGCTGGGGCGACTGGGCGCCTCAGAACTCGGGCGGCGGCTACGCGGGCTACACGACGCTCGCCGAGGGCCTCCGAGCCTCCCGCAACGTCGTCGCGGCCCGCATCACGAAGCACTTCGGCACGTCCGAGATCGCGCGGACGGCCTACCAGATGGGAATCCGCACCCCCCTCGAACTGCCCGAGTTCGACGCCGCGACCTGCCCGCCCTTCCAGGCGCGCAAGAACGACTGCTACCCGCGCTCGATCGCCCTCGGCACGCAGGACGTGTCGCTTCTGGAGATGGTCACCGCCTACGCGACCATCGCCAACTACGGCGTCTACCACGGCCCGACGCTGGAGGAGGAGCGCCCCGCCAACGCCGACGTGCCGCCCCAGATCGTGCTGGCGGTGGACCGCATCGAGGACCGCTACGGCAACGTGATCGCGGACTTCACGCCGGTCGCCCGCGAGGTCCTCAATCCCTCCACGGCGTACACCACCTTCGACGCCATGCGCGCGGTCGTCCGCGCGGGCACGGGCCGCGGGCTCGGCGGCTTCCGCGGCGTCTCCGCGCTCGACGTGGCCGGCAAGACGGGCACCACGCAGGAAAACGCCGACGGCTGGTTCATCGGCATGACGCCCCAGTTGGTGGTCGGCTCGTGGACGGGCTTCGACGACCGCCGGATCACGTACCCGTCCACCTCGGTGGGTCAGGGCGGTCGGACCGGCCTCCGCAACGTCGGCGCGTTCCTGAGCAAGCTCCAGACCGAGGGCGACGAGGAGATCAAGCTGGATGCGGACCTCCGCTTCGAGCGGCCGGAGAACTTCCAGCCGCCCAGCCGCCGCAGCCGGATCGGCGACGCGGGCTACTGGCCGGGCGACGCGCGACGCGGGGGCGGGTCTAGCCGCCGGGGAGGCAGTTCGGCGGGTGGCAACCGTCAGAACCGCACCGCCGACCGACCCGCGCGCGACGCGCTGAACAACTTCAACAACCGGAACCGTGGCGGCTCCGGCGGAGGCAGCGCGCCCGCCGCCGAGCCCCGTCCGCAGACCCAGGGCGGCGGCTCCGGCGGACGCATCGGCTGGTAG
- a CDS encoding exonuclease SbcCD subunit D: MKILHCADLHLGYETHGRLDPATGLNTRLLDFRRSFDVLAARAIAEDVDLFLFAGDAYRTADPTPTQQRQFAEALRPVLEAGIPVAMIVGNHDHPVSFGKASSVDIFGVLDGAVEVFSQPSFRGKDNPIRTKSGPLQLIALPWPIRSKILATDQYRGKTPHEIRELIESYYATFARQCAEAADPAVPLVVCAHLTVQGSELSGSERASLIAHEPTFTVPQLAPPGVDYVALGHIHRFQDRNAEAFAAGEGPPVVYSSSIERISFKEHDAEKGFVLVDIDPAGVPGRRTSFEFVATPARRFVPIQVDAAEAEDPTAAVLAAIGAHDIADAVVRVRYRVGEEQPAVDEAAVREALASADTIAAIERDLDAVERRQRTVVRSDTTLKDAMERYVDQHETLARIKDDLVAAALEIEREVDAATR, translated from the coding sequence ATGAAGATCCTCCACTGTGCCGACCTCCACCTCGGCTACGAGACGCACGGGCGCCTCGACCCGGCGACCGGCCTCAATACACGGCTGCTCGACTTCCGCCGGTCCTTCGACGTGCTCGCGGCGCGCGCCATCGCGGAGGACGTGGACCTGTTCCTGTTCGCGGGCGACGCCTACCGCACCGCCGACCCCACGCCGACCCAGCAGCGCCAGTTCGCCGAGGCGCTTCGCCCGGTGCTGGAGGCAGGCATCCCGGTCGCCATGATCGTGGGCAACCACGACCACCCGGTCAGCTTCGGCAAGGCCTCGTCGGTTGACATCTTCGGGGTCCTCGACGGCGCCGTGGAGGTGTTCTCGCAGCCCTCGTTTCGCGGCAAGGACAACCCGATCCGGACCAAAAGCGGGCCGCTCCAACTGATCGCCCTGCCCTGGCCCATCCGCTCGAAGATCCTCGCCACCGACCAGTACCGGGGCAAGACGCCGCACGAGATCCGGGAGCTGATCGAGTCCTACTACGCCACGTTCGCTCGCCAGTGCGCCGAGGCGGCCGACCCCGCGGTCCCGCTGGTCGTCTGCGCCCATCTGACCGTGCAGGGCTCGGAGCTGAGCGGCAGCGAGCGCGCCAGCCTCATCGCCCACGAGCCCACGTTCACCGTGCCCCAGCTCGCGCCGCCCGGCGTGGACTACGTGGCGCTCGGCCACATCCACCGGTTCCAGGACCGCAACGCGGAGGCGTTCGCCGCGGGCGAAGGGCCGCCTGTCGTGTACTCCTCATCCATCGAGCGCATCTCGTTCAAGGAGCACGACGCTGAGAAGGGCTTCGTGCTGGTCGACATCGACCCGGCCGGGGTGCCCGGTCGCCGAACCTCCTTCGAGTTCGTCGCCACCCCCGCGCGCCGCTTCGTGCCCATCCAGGTGGACGCGGCCGAGGCCGAAGACCCGACCGCGGCCGTGCTCGCCGCCATCGGCGCCCACGACATCGCCGACGCGGTCGTCCGCGTGCGGTACCGCGTCGGGGAGGAGCAGCCCGCCGTCGACGAGGCCGCCGTGCGCGAGGCGCTCGCCTCGGCCGACACCATCGCGGCCATCGAGCGCGACCTGGACGCCGTCGAGCGCCGCCAGCGGACGGTCGTCCGCAGCGACACGACGCTGAAGGACGCCATGGAGCGCTACGTGGACCAGCACGAGACGCTCGCCAGGATCAAGGACGACCTCGTGGCGGCGGCCCTGGAAATCGAGCGCGAGGTGGACGCCGCGACGCGCTGA
- the ispE gene encoding 4-(cytidine 5'-diphospho)-2-C-methyl-D-erythritol kinase, whose product MPARLAPAKVNLGLHVLRRRPDGFHDLATVFLPIGWADRLSAGPARRLAFSSDDPHLPTGASNLVVRAAMALRLWMGDSARGATLRLEKNVPYGAGLGGGSSDAAAALRLLAELWAVDIPEADLHALALGLGSDVPFFLDGVPAHGTGRGERLAPLVGTDGAPYRCPFWLVVAVPPVHVSTADAFARVTPADHRRPDLAAAVASNDLSRWRAEVTNDFQASVEAAEPTIGRTREALLAEGAGHAVLSGTGSAVVGVFEQEDVARTAKRRLGKTCRVWVEAPAS is encoded by the coding sequence GTGCCCGCTCGCCTCGCCCCTGCCAAGGTCAATCTCGGCCTCCACGTCCTTCGCCGCCGGCCGGACGGGTTCCACGATCTCGCCACCGTGTTCCTGCCCATCGGGTGGGCCGACCGGCTCTCGGCGGGCCCGGCGCGGCGGCTGGCCTTCTCGTCCGACGACCCGCACCTGCCCACGGGCGCGAGCAACCTCGTGGTCCGCGCGGCGATGGCGCTCCGGCTGTGGATGGGCGACTCGGCCCGCGGCGCTACCCTCCGGCTGGAGAAGAACGTCCCCTACGGCGCCGGGCTAGGCGGCGGCTCGTCCGACGCGGCGGCGGCCCTCCGCCTGCTGGCCGAGCTGTGGGCGGTCGACATCCCCGAGGCGGACCTGCACGCGCTCGCGCTCGGCCTCGGCTCCGACGTGCCGTTCTTCCTCGACGGCGTTCCGGCCCACGGCACCGGTCGTGGCGAGCGCCTCGCACCCCTCGTCGGCACCGATGGGGCGCCGTACCGGTGTCCGTTCTGGCTCGTGGTGGCAGTCCCCCCCGTCCACGTCTCCACCGCCGACGCGTTCGCACGCGTCACCCCCGCCGACCATCGCCGCCCCGATCTCGCCGCGGCGGTCGCCTCGAACGACCTCTCCCGCTGGCGCGCCGAGGTGACGAACGACTTCCAGGCGTCGGTCGAGGCGGCCGAGCCGACCATCGGCAGGACCCGCGAGGCGCTGCTGGCGGAGGGCGCTGGCCACGCCGTGCTCTCGGGCACCGGCTCCGCCGTCGTCGGCGTCTTCGAACAGGAGGACGTGGCGAGGACGGCGAAGCGGAGGCTCGGGAAGACCTGCCGCGTCTGGGTCGAGGCGCCGGCCTCCTGA
- a CDS encoding SLBB domain-containing protein: MPLPVRGIALSVLAALCLCASPDAAAQYVPPSSASVRVPTFSTGIRPATVGDDALALGGPVDPAEYLVGPGDVFVVSVGGGSVSSPPRQTETTVTADGLLIVAEAGTFRAAGRTLAAVRAEARAALARRYTNLPTDVALAVPRRFSVYVSGAVPQPGRQVVTALGRVEDAIAETTDRGSPLDLADYATPARFEVERRVALRNVRVTDRDGSESRVDLLRYYATGDLAFNPLLTDGAAVFVPTFDPTREGVSVDGDVDRPGTYDWRPDDTAAALAAVAGGPGLDLSGATIRRTRTTAGRVESVEVSLSEASTLPLAPRDQLFLRAASPTAGQASVVGEVAYPGTYPIESGQTTLRQLVEAAGGLTTDALIRGAYLERTARSEPQAALDPLAYPSDQPITIATFDSTVTTLGRLSGLGLVGRRYYVQEYVSTPRLSVDVPGALRGDADLVLQPGDRLVVPRDLGTVRVFGQVSEPGYVPFTAGLTAADYVERAGGLGPAGTTFFTVDARTGRFTAGPEVQVQAGDAVFVDRPPTSDSPQFESLALQQENIRLQEERSERDAERDRRQFLLQTITTTISTVGFLISTYFLIRDNAN; the protein is encoded by the coding sequence ATGCCCCTTCCCGTTCGCGGGATCGCTCTGTCTGTGCTCGCCGCGCTGTGCCTCTGCGCGAGCCCGGACGCAGCCGCGCAGTACGTCCCCCCCTCCTCCGCCTCGGTGCGCGTGCCGACGTTCAGCACCGGCATCCGTCCCGCCACGGTCGGCGACGACGCGCTGGCGCTCGGCGGCCCCGTCGACCCTGCGGAATACCTCGTCGGGCCGGGCGACGTGTTCGTGGTGTCCGTCGGCGGCGGCTCCGTGTCGAGTCCGCCGCGGCAGACCGAGACCACCGTCACCGCCGACGGCCTGCTGATCGTGGCCGAGGCGGGCACCTTCCGCGCCGCCGGGCGGACGCTGGCCGCCGTCCGCGCCGAGGCCCGCGCCGCGCTCGCGCGCCGCTACACCAACCTCCCGACGGATGTCGCGCTCGCCGTTCCGCGCCGGTTCTCGGTGTACGTCTCCGGCGCGGTCCCCCAGCCGGGCCGCCAGGTGGTGACGGCACTCGGCCGCGTCGAGGACGCCATCGCTGAGACGACCGACCGGGGCAGCCCGCTGGACCTGGCCGACTACGCCACGCCCGCCCGGTTCGAGGTCGAGCGCCGCGTCGCGCTCCGCAACGTGCGCGTGACCGACCGCGACGGCTCGGAGAGCCGCGTCGACCTGCTGCGCTACTACGCCACCGGCGACCTCGCCTTCAACCCGCTCCTCACCGACGGCGCGGCCGTCTTCGTGCCCACCTTCGACCCGACGCGTGAAGGCGTCTCGGTCGACGGCGACGTGGACCGCCCGGGCACCTACGACTGGCGCCCCGACGACACCGCCGCGGCGCTCGCCGCCGTCGCGGGCGGCCCCGGACTCGACCTGTCGGGAGCGACGATCCGGCGGACGCGCACCACGGCTGGGCGCGTCGAGAGCGTCGAGGTTTCGCTCTCCGAGGCGAGTACGCTCCCGCTCGCGCCACGCGACCAGCTGTTCCTCCGCGCCGCGTCTCCGACGGCCGGGCAGGCGAGCGTCGTCGGCGAGGTCGCCTACCCCGGCACCTACCCCATCGAGTCTGGCCAGACGACGCTGCGCCAACTCGTCGAGGCCGCGGGCGGGCTCACCACCGACGCCCTCATCCGCGGCGCGTACCTGGAGCGGACGGCCCGCTCGGAGCCCCAGGCTGCGCTCGACCCGCTCGCCTACCCCTCCGATCAGCCCATCACCATCGCCACGTTCGACTCGACCGTGACGACGCTCGGGCGGCTGAGCGGCCTCGGGCTCGTCGGGCGCCGGTACTACGTCCAGGAGTACGTCTCCACGCCGCGGCTCTCGGTCGACGTGCCGGGCGCGCTCCGAGGCGACGCAGATCTGGTGTTGCAGCCGGGAGACCGGCTCGTGGTGCCGCGCGACCTCGGCACGGTGCGCGTCTTCGGGCAGGTCTCCGAGCCCGGCTACGTTCCCTTCACGGCAGGCCTGACCGCGGCGGACTACGTCGAGCGCGCCGGGGGCCTCGGGCCAGCTGGCACCACGTTCTTCACCGTCGACGCCCGCACAGGCCGCTTTACCGCCGGCCCCGAGGTCCAGGTCCAGGCCGGCGACGCCGTCTTCGTCGACCGGCCGCCGACCTCCGATTCGCCTCAGTTCGAGAGCCTGGCCCTCCAGCAGGAGAACATCCGGCTTCAGGAAGAGCGTTCCGAGCGAGACGCCGAGCGGGACCGCCGACAGTTCCTGCTCCAGACGATCACCACCACCATCTCGACCGTCGGCTTCCTGATCTCGACCTACTTCCTGATCCGGGACAACGCCAACTAG
- a CDS encoding Wzz/FepE/Etk N-terminal domain-containing protein, with translation MASPSDIGPAVSSDSGDGAEVSTAPLLAPSPLTDAERQARLEGAIWHGASLLFRRKWWIMVFCFLIAVAAAAISLQIPNRYAASARLLIPDSSGGGLGALIGDLSPLARGVLGGGGGGDYSRYIAILTSRTVMEDMVDQFDLVQVYDLGEKEHPKQDAVSQLASNVDFTVDIELEFLEISVIDEDPQRAAAMANALTAQLNERNAALATQSARAFREYVETRYQEAEDALDSARVALQQFQERNGVVELETMAQAYVEALATQRAEQATLEIQYEALRSQYGDENPDVAAAAAALQTARRNEETLLQGGDRAVPLSYRSLPSLGSRYAALYQEILIQAQVLEASRPLLEQARFDEARERVAVQVVDEAVPPVRKAEPRRTIIVLVSAFSAFLLVCAFLLALDWFNRNGEALFARLRRTAA, from the coding sequence ATGGCGTCTCCCTCCGACATCGGCCCGGCCGTGTCCTCCGACTCCGGCGACGGCGCGGAGGTCTCCACCGCCCCTCTCCTCGCGCCCTCCCCCCTGACCGACGCCGAGCGCCAGGCTCGGCTGGAGGGCGCCATCTGGCACGGCGCGAGCCTTCTGTTCCGGAGGAAGTGGTGGATCATGGTCTTCTGCTTCCTGATCGCGGTCGCCGCGGCGGCGATCAGCCTTCAGATCCCGAACCGCTACGCAGCGTCGGCGCGGCTGCTGATCCCGGACAGCTCCGGCGGCGGCCTGGGCGCCCTCATCGGCGACCTCTCCCCACTCGCGCGAGGCGTGCTGGGCGGCGGCGGCGGCGGCGACTACAGCCGCTACATCGCCATCCTGACCAGCCGGACGGTGATGGAGGACATGGTGGACCAGTTCGACCTCGTCCAGGTGTACGACCTCGGCGAGAAGGAGCACCCGAAGCAGGACGCGGTCTCCCAGCTGGCCTCGAACGTGGACTTCACCGTCGACATCGAACTCGAGTTCCTGGAGATCAGCGTCATCGACGAGGACCCGCAGCGCGCTGCCGCGATGGCGAACGCGCTCACGGCGCAACTCAACGAGCGCAACGCGGCGCTCGCGACCCAGAGCGCGCGGGCGTTCCGGGAGTACGTCGAGACACGGTATCAGGAGGCGGAAGACGCGCTGGACTCGGCCCGCGTCGCGCTCCAGCAGTTTCAGGAGCGCAACGGCGTCGTCGAGTTGGAGACGATGGCGCAGGCGTACGTCGAGGCCCTCGCGACCCAGCGCGCCGAGCAGGCGACCCTGGAGATTCAGTACGAGGCCCTCCGCAGCCAGTACGGCGACGAGAACCCGGACGTCGCCGCCGCCGCTGCCGCCCTCCAGACGGCCCGCCGGAATGAAGAGACGCTGCTCCAGGGAGGCGACCGCGCCGTCCCCCTCTCCTACCGCAGCCTCCCGTCGCTCGGGAGCCGCTACGCGGCCCTCTACCAGGAGATCCTGATCCAGGCCCAGGTGCTCGAAGCGTCGCGGCCCCTGCTCGAACAGGCGCGCTTCGACGAAGCCCGCGAGCGCGTCGCCGTCCAGGTCGTCGACGAGGCCGTCCCGCCGGTCAGGAAGGCCGAGCCCCGGCGGACCATCATCGTGCTCGTGAGCGCGTTCTCCGCCTTCCTGCTGGTCTGCGCGTTCCTGCTCGCCCTCGACTGGTTCAACCGGAATGGGGAGGCGCTGTTCGCTCGCCTCCGCCGGACCGCGGCGTGA